One part of the Chryseobacterium mulctrae genome encodes these proteins:
- a CDS encoding Kelch repeat-containing protein: MKSKSFLLSLFGLCLVNAQTLNFKHLSDMSMRRGAISSTIADDNIYVSNGYKDSDGNATIIEKYSIKDNRWSVINATLVPKRFANSETYNNKIYIFNGWGNSNLEIIDLETHKKTKGAVNHAYTGNAGSAIHNGKIYTFGGSGLNNAATTVFSDRFQYYDIASDTWHPLPNMPTAREARGKIVNDKLYVIGGFNGTSSRLVNVYDLNKNRWTEQYTMPAAISGHSLAVSGHKIFIAGGYNNQNFLAYFDTETNKLHKLSSNMIPRRHAAAEIYNNKLYIIGGSTASSTKSAIKSIQVADISEEALSAK, from the coding sequence ATGAAATCAAAATCATTTCTCCTTTCACTTTTCGGTTTATGCTTAGTCAATGCACAAACCTTAAATTTTAAACATCTTTCAGATATGTCTATGAGAAGAGGAGCGATAAGCAGTACCATTGCAGATGATAATATTTATGTGAGCAATGGCTATAAAGATTCGGATGGTAATGCCACTATTATTGAAAAATACAGTATTAAAGATAACCGTTGGAGTGTAATCAATGCTACTTTGGTTCCTAAAAGATTCGCCAATTCGGAGACTTACAATAATAAAATCTATATTTTTAACGGTTGGGGAAACAGCAATCTTGAAATTATAGACCTTGAAACGCATAAAAAAACGAAGGGAGCTGTTAATCATGCCTACACAGGAAATGCAGGTTCTGCCATTCATAACGGAAAAATATATACGTTCGGAGGAAGTGGGCTCAACAATGCCGCCACCACAGTATTTTCTGATAGATTCCAATATTACGACATCGCTTCAGACACATGGCATCCATTACCGAATATGCCAACAGCAAGAGAAGCAAGGGGCAAAATTGTGAATGATAAGCTTTATGTTATTGGTGGTTTTAACGGTACCTCATCCCGCCTGGTCAACGTGTATGATCTTAACAAAAATAGGTGGACAGAGCAATATACGATGCCTGCTGCGATATCCGGCCATTCATTAGCAGTGTCCGGTCATAAGATTTTTATTGCAGGCGGTTATAACAATCAAAATTTCCTGGCCTATTTTGATACAGAAACCAATAAATTACATAAGTTATCATCCAACATGATCCCCAGAAGACACGCAGCCGCGGAAATATATAACAATAAATTATACATCATAGGTGGAAGTACAGCATCCTCAACCAAATCAGCCATTAAAAGTATTCAGGTTGCGGATATTAGCGAAGAAGCACTTTCCGCTAAATAA
- a CDS encoding phosphotransferase, translating to MPTFPAIASILSATALAEFIRSRYRLGENVDCKLFRTGVNHTYFISDNKTKFVARVYCLHWRTKSEIQEELELLLFLKDNNLAVSYPIPDEEGNFIQEINAPEGLRYAVLFTFAEGKKMRFMNSESCFAVGSLMAKIHTITAGKKINRVHYNSDILLHQAYHQMTSFFSEDLEEMQYLKKIGDQISNSFKEADWSEDQQGIVHLDIWYDNLSVNNENEITIFDFDNCGNGALILDVAYFCKQLFFIESDKKEYELKVQSFLDGYQKTRNLSDKEIKLIPEAGASIFMFYLGVQAQRFDWSNIFFTENYLKMFVGRIKNWMDHHKPQD from the coding sequence ATGCCTACTTTTCCAGCAATAGCTTCCATATTATCAGCAACAGCATTAGCTGAATTTATAAGATCAAGATACCGCTTAGGAGAAAATGTTGATTGCAAATTGTTCAGAACAGGCGTTAACCACACTTATTTTATTTCTGATAATAAAACTAAATTTGTTGCCCGCGTTTACTGTCTTCATTGGAGAACGAAGTCTGAGATTCAGGAAGAATTAGAACTTTTACTCTTCTTAAAAGATAATAATCTTGCGGTATCATATCCAATTCCGGATGAAGAAGGCAATTTTATCCAGGAAATCAATGCTCCGGAAGGCTTACGCTATGCTGTACTTTTTACTTTTGCAGAAGGTAAAAAAATGCGATTCATGAACAGTGAATCCTGTTTTGCAGTAGGTTCTTTAATGGCAAAAATTCATACTATTACAGCGGGCAAAAAAATCAATAGAGTACATTATAATTCCGATATTCTTTTACATCAGGCTTATCATCAGATGACCTCTTTTTTTTCTGAAGATTTGGAAGAAATGCAATACCTCAAGAAAATTGGAGATCAAATATCAAACAGTTTCAAAGAAGCCGATTGGTCAGAAGATCAGCAAGGCATCGTTCACCTTGATATTTGGTATGATAACCTAAGTGTAAATAATGAAAATGAGATCACCATCTTCGATTTTGATAATTGTGGAAATGGGGCTCTTATTTTAGATGTAGCTTATTTTTGTAAACAGTTATTTTTTATTGAATCAGACAAAAAAGAATATGAACTTAAAGTTCAAAGCTTTCTAGACGGTTATCAAAAAACAAGAAATTTATCTGATAAAGAAATTAAATTAATTCCTGAAGCCGGAGCCTCAATATTTATGTTTTATCTTGGTGTTCAGGCACAAAGATTTGATTGGTCTAACATATTTTTCACAGAAAATTATCTTAAAATGTTTGTTGGAAGAATAAAAAACTGGATGGATCATCATAAACCGCAAGATTAG
- the arr gene encoding NAD(+)--rifampin ADP-ribosyltransferase, giving the protein MENKKDEQILDNGPFYHGTKADLQIGDLLNPGFESNYYPEIIMNHIYFTALQNGAGLAAALAKGDGHERIYIVEPTGTFENDPNVTDKKFPGNPTRSYRSTEPLKIVGEVTEWIKLTDEELQNWRERIAKLRENPDAEIIN; this is encoded by the coding sequence ATGGAAAACAAAAAAGACGAACAAATTCTGGATAACGGTCCGTTCTACCACGGTACAAAAGCTGATCTACAAATTGGCGATCTACTCAATCCCGGATTCGAGTCAAATTATTATCCCGAAATTATTATGAACCATATCTACTTTACAGCATTACAAAACGGCGCCGGATTAGCTGCTGCACTCGCAAAAGGTGATGGCCATGAAAGGATCTATATTGTAGAACCAACAGGAACTTTTGAAAATGATCCCAATGTAACCGATAAAAAATTTCCGGGAAACCCTACCCGATCTTATCGAAGTACAGAACCTTTAAAGATTGTTGGCGAGGTCACCGAATGGATTAAACTAACAGATGAAGAACTTCAAAACTGGAGGGAAAGAATTGCAAAACTTCGGGAAAATCCGGATGCTGAGATTATCAATTAA
- a CDS encoding GNAT family N-acetyltransferase gives MNLPPYDKFPEIISETIILREIQDDDIKHIIEISFYDAMPSLTVENAKEMQERINLDYQNGSSIHWGIANKQTNQIMGTLGYYRGFDHEIGELGCVLKSEFHGKGFMTTAMKLAAEFGINYMGLTKVIAITDKNNSNAIKLLDRVGFIKTRDLEENEIEYQFVNK, from the coding sequence ATGAACCTTCCACCCTACGATAAATTCCCGGAAATTATTTCCGAAACCATCATTTTGAGAGAAATTCAGGATGATGATATCAAACATATTATTGAAATATCTTTCTATGATGCAATGCCTTCTTTGACTGTTGAAAATGCAAAAGAAATGCAGGAGAGAATTAATCTGGATTACCAAAACGGTTCATCAATTCATTGGGGAATTGCCAATAAACAAACCAATCAAATTATGGGAACTTTGGGTTATTATCGTGGATTTGATCATGAAATTGGAGAATTGGGTTGTGTTTTGAAATCTGAATTTCATGGAAAAGGTTTTATGACCACAGCGATGAAACTGGCTGCCGAATTTGGAATTAATTATATGGGTCTTACAAAAGTAATTGCAATTACAGACAAAAATAACAGTAACGCAATAAAACTTTTAGACAGAGTTGGTTTTATTAAAACGAGAGATCTTGAAGAAAATGAAATTGAATATCAATTTGTAAATAAATAG
- a CDS encoding DinB family protein translates to MNLKTLMTHTVQYNNWVVNKYIDWLSTKSDEQLNQEVISSFPTILKTLHHIWQTQEYWWSHIGENNDFDFAATSAMTDKEEIFNAMRNNSRKLMEYVESLSEEDLIKNVKIDSQWFQCDFSKYEYIQHIVLHGTYHRGQIVTMGRNVGITDAPMTDYNFWNIYKETDVPSMN, encoded by the coding sequence ATGAATCTAAAAACCTTAATGACTCACACCGTTCAGTACAACAATTGGGTTGTTAACAAGTACATCGACTGGCTTTCTACAAAATCTGATGAACAACTTAATCAGGAAGTTATTTCAAGCTTTCCGACCATCTTAAAAACATTGCATCACATTTGGCAAACACAGGAATATTGGTGGAGCCATATTGGAGAAAATAATGATTTTGATTTTGCAGCAACTTCAGCAATGACCGATAAAGAAGAAATTTTCAACGCCATGAGAAATAACTCTCGAAAACTGATGGAGTATGTAGAAAGTTTATCTGAAGAAGATCTTATAAAAAATGTGAAAATTGACTCACAATGGTTTCAGTGTGATTTTTCAAAATATGAATACATTCAGCATATCGTTTTACACGGCACTTATCACAGAGGGCAAATTGTAACGATGGGACGAAATGTAGGAATCACCGACGCACCAATGACGGATTATAATTTCTGGAATATTTATAAGGAAACAGATGTACCAAGTATGAACTAA
- a CDS encoding M48 family metalloprotease — MHIQVSQDFKEKTKAAVSSIIIFIFVYILIFLFTIVLALACIGGGIWLIIAKPMFLTLMVGVGLAGTGIFVFFFIIKFLFKKHINDRSYLSEIKRSDEPELFKMIDEIVKEAETNFPKKVYLSYDVNASVFYDSSFWSMFFPIQKNLTIGVGLINTTTKQELKAILSHEFGHFSQRSMKVGSYVYNVNQIIFNLVNDDASYRNSIEKFASFSGYFSIFASLAIFFTSKIQWVLAKMYSYVNIRHMALSREMEFHADEVAANISGSISLEESLLRLELASNSYNNVINFYEARISKNQSSKNIYREQFFVMNFLAEQSELETKYNLPYVKLTESGLFNKSKLNIENQWASHPSTEDRVAKLRQLNIVKETDNRPAKDLFRNFEKTEEKLTAKLFSNVKYKPGRIDLEFEAFKKEFEAQYQNDSFDKIFNNYYDNKNPDPETKENVSSENIQFENLYDNEKVELVYTLIALENDKKTIEAIANKEFVLKTFDYDGRKYKASEAKKLIPEIDKSIVENKNQIARNDSDVYNYFLKIAENLNRKSGFVSLYQAFADYDQQYEDKYKLYIDLVNATAFISARTPFEQIKQNFITLKTLEEKLKYELRFHLQNSLLTKDLSEQDIKDLEYYIEKEHIYFNNEEYFDHNLQMLMNAINTLPYFLHKKYFLKKKELLALMKDLEESQRKEKVS; from the coding sequence ATGCACATTCAGGTTTCACAGGATTTTAAAGAAAAGACCAAGGCGGCAGTTTCATCAATCATCATTTTTATTTTCGTTTATATTCTTATTTTTCTTTTCACCATTGTTTTGGCTTTAGCCTGTATCGGTGGTGGAATTTGGCTCATTATTGCAAAACCGATGTTTCTTACACTTATGGTGGGTGTAGGTTTGGCAGGAACAGGAATTTTTGTTTTCTTTTTTATCATTAAATTTTTATTTAAAAAACATATCAACGACAGAAGTTATCTCTCCGAAATCAAAAGATCAGACGAGCCTGAACTCTTTAAGATGATTGACGAAATCGTAAAAGAAGCAGAAACCAATTTTCCGAAAAAAGTCTATTTATCTTATGATGTAAATGCAAGTGTATTCTACGATTCAAGTTTTTGGAGTATGTTTTTTCCTATTCAGAAAAATCTTACGATTGGAGTCGGACTTATCAATACCACCACAAAACAAGAGCTTAAAGCAATTTTATCTCACGAATTTGGGCATTTTTCACAACGCTCGATGAAGGTTGGAAGTTATGTTTATAATGTGAATCAGATTATTTTTAATTTGGTGAATGACGATGCATCTTACCGCAATTCTATCGAAAAATTTGCAAGTTTCAGCGGTTATTTTTCAATTTTCGCATCGCTTGCTATTTTTTTCACTTCAAAAATACAGTGGGTTCTTGCCAAAATGTATTCTTATGTCAACATTCGTCACATGGCGCTTTCCAGAGAAATGGAATTTCATGCAGATGAAGTTGCTGCTAATATTTCGGGCTCAATTTCTTTGGAAGAATCGCTTTTGAGATTAGAACTTGCCAGTAATTCTTACAATAATGTAATTAATTTTTATGAAGCGAGAATTTCGAAAAATCAGTCGAGTAAAAATATTTACAGAGAACAGTTTTTTGTCATGAATTTTCTTGCAGAACAAAGCGAATTGGAAACAAAATACAATCTTCCGTATGTGAAACTTACAGAATCAGGATTATTTAATAAGTCTAAATTGAATATCGAAAATCAGTGGGCATCACATCCTTCCACCGAAGATCGTGTTGCAAAACTCAGACAGCTGAATATTGTAAAGGAAACCGATAATCGACCTGCAAAAGATTTATTTAGAAACTTTGAAAAAACCGAAGAAAAATTGACTGCCAAACTTTTTTCAAACGTAAAATATAAACCTGGCAGAATAGATTTAGAATTTGAAGCTTTTAAAAAAGAATTTGAAGCACAATATCAAAACGATTCTTTCGATAAGATCTTTAATAATTATTACGATAACAAAAATCCAGATCCTGAAACTAAAGAAAATGTTTCATCCGAAAATATTCAGTTTGAAAACCTTTACGACAACGAAAAAGTGGAACTTGTCTACACACTAATCGCCTTGGAAAATGATAAGAAAACCATAGAAGCCATTGCCAATAAAGAATTTGTTCTAAAAACATTCGACTACGACGGAAGAAAATACAAAGCATCCGAAGCCAAGAAACTCATCCCGGAAATTGACAAATCTATTGTAGAAAATAAAAATCAGATTGCTAGAAATGATTCTGATGTTTACAATTATTTCCTGAAAATCGCAGAAAACCTGAATAGAAAATCAGGATTTGTAAGCCTTTATCAGGCTTTTGCAGATTATGATCAACAATACGAAGATAAATATAAACTGTATATAGATCTTGTAAATGCAACTGCTTTTATCAGTGCAAGAACTCCGTTTGAGCAAATAAAACAGAATTTTATTACTCTTAAAACTCTTGAAGAAAAATTAAAATATGAATTAAGGTTTCATCTTCAAAATTCACTTTTAACTAAAGATCTGAGTGAGCAGGACATAAAAGATTTAGAATATTATATAGAAAAAGAGCATATATATTTCAATAACGAAGAGTATTTTGACCACAACTTACAAATGCTCATGAATGCAATCAATACCTTACCGTATTTCCTTCACAAAAAATATTTCCTCAAGAAAAAAGAATTGCTGGCTCTAATGAAAGATTTAGAAGAAAGCCAGCGTAAAGAAAAAGTTTCTTAA
- a CDS encoding alpha/beta hydrolase gives MKNCGIFLMFSCIGFIFNSCQDKKTEKETENNNIKVADKIETEPQEIPIWNKSIPDFELIKGTESYNDGMVKNVSTPTMTVFSPKGKNTGVAVIVYPGGGYNKLAINLEGSEICKWLASIGVTGILLKYRVPASGPHYNEECDCEKDPVKPLALQDAQRSLGLVRARAKEWNIDPNKIGVMGFSAGGHLVADLSTNYRERAYPLTDEFDNISCKPNFGIVFYPGHMTFHTTKPYELNPMIPVDRETPPTFILQAGNDNIDKIENSLVYYMALHKAGVHAEYHIYSEGGHAFGLKESAQKIPNWEKLPIADWEVLVERWLKTIKMTSD, from the coding sequence ATGAAAAATTGTGGAATATTTTTAATGTTTAGTTGCATTGGCTTTATCTTTAATTCATGTCAGGATAAAAAGACAGAGAAAGAAACAGAAAACAACAATATTAAAGTAGCTGATAAGATTGAAACCGAACCTCAAGAAATTCCGATTTGGAATAAGTCAATTCCGGATTTTGAACTTATTAAAGGTACTGAATCCTATAATGACGGAATGGTAAAAAATGTCTCAACACCAACCATGACAGTTTTCTCTCCCAAAGGAAAAAATACAGGTGTCGCTGTTATTGTTTATCCGGGTGGAGGTTACAACAAGCTTGCAATTAATCTTGAAGGTTCAGAAATTTGTAAATGGCTCGCTTCAATCGGAGTTACAGGAATATTATTAAAATACAGAGTTCCAGCTTCCGGTCCGCATTATAACGAGGAATGCGATTGTGAAAAAGATCCCGTAAAACCATTGGCTTTACAAGATGCACAAAGAAGTTTAGGCTTGGTTCGTGCACGAGCAAAGGAATGGAATATTGATCCAAATAAAATTGGAGTAATGGGATTTTCTGCAGGTGGACATTTGGTTGCGGATTTGAGCACCAATTACAGAGAAAGAGCCTATCCTTTGACGGATGAATTTGATAATATAAGCTGTAAACCCAACTTCGGAATTGTTTTTTATCCCGGACATATGACATTTCATACCACAAAACCTTATGAATTAAATCCAATGATTCCGGTTGATCGCGAAACTCCGCCTACCTTTATTTTGCAGGCCGGAAATGACAACATTGATAAAATTGAAAATTCTTTGGTTTATTATATGGCATTGCACAAAGCTGGCGTTCATGCAGAATATCATATCTACTCGGAAGGAGGTCATGCTTTTGGATTGAAAGAATCTGCACAAAAAATTCCAAATTGGGAAAAACTGCCAATTGCAGATTGGGAAGTTCTGGTTGAAAGATGGCTTAAAACAATAAAAATGACTTCAGATTAA
- a CDS encoding AadS family aminoglycoside 6-adenylyltransferase — translation MKAREEKLKSIINWSENNEDVRVVLLTSSLVNPLAPVDEFSDLDIELIFENNTQYISDNNWTHHFGNPIAMIEEDESSFDGKHAMKMILYDDHVKVDFKLFSKDKFLQEVKLKELPEDWDIGYKVLIDKEGITKEMQKPSFQFSIIKKPSEEEFQRILNDFWWDTTYVAKCLARDEMFYAKFMSETNIRTEYLIPLIEWYIGSKHNWNITTNKYGRLFKKYLNHEMWLKTEQTFSGSNIKDNWTALLAMADLVSEIGTELSEKLDYEYPFKLEKDIRKYLNELQMK, via the coding sequence ATGAAAGCCAGAGAAGAAAAATTAAAATCAATCATTAATTGGTCAGAAAATAACGAAGATGTAAGAGTGGTTTTACTCACAAGTTCGCTCGTAAATCCTCTTGCGCCTGTTGATGAATTTAGCGATTTAGATATTGAACTTATTTTTGAAAATAACACTCAATATATTTCAGACAATAATTGGACACATCATTTTGGGAATCCAATTGCGATGATTGAAGAGGATGAAAGTAGCTTCGATGGAAAACATGCAATGAAAATGATTTTGTATGATGATCATGTAAAAGTTGATTTTAAACTATTCAGCAAAGACAAGTTTCTGCAAGAAGTAAAACTCAAAGAATTACCCGAAGATTGGGATATTGGCTATAAAGTTTTGATTGACAAAGAAGGAATAACAAAGGAAATGCAGAAACCTAGCTTTCAGTTTTCCATCATCAAAAAACCATCAGAAGAAGAGTTCCAACGTATTCTCAATGACTTTTGGTGGGACACCACTTACGTCGCAAAATGTCTAGCGAGAGATGAAATGTTTTATGCAAAATTTATGTCGGAAACCAATATCCGAACTGAATATCTAATTCCTCTCATCGAATGGTATATCGGAAGTAAACACAACTGGAATATAACAACCAATAAATATGGAAGGCTTTTTAAAAAATATCTAAACCATGAAATGTGGCTGAAAACAGAGCAAACATTTTCAGGAAGTAATATAAAAGATAATTGGACAGCTTTATTGGCAATGGCTGATTTAGTTTCAGAAATCGGAACTGAATTGTCGGAAAAGTTAGATTATGAATATCCTTTTAAATTAGAAAAAGATATCCGGAAATATTTAAACGAGCTACAAATGAAATAG
- a CDS encoding DUF2268 domain-containing putative Zn-dependent protease (predicted Zn-dependent protease with a strongly conserved HExxH motif) codes for MKKLLSLIIILCLATATFAQKTKQIFVSADIDNFWNAYDKINATKDSAQQYKLLKDFYLDKGTPGLKSLIKVRNYSEKEFISWMTQYPKFWSSLKPNTLKVKSLYPKINANIQKLKKVYPDLKPATIYFSFGAFRTGGTIDGNRVLIGSELSLADKTTIIDEFPTWRQNFYKNQNPFHELPLLCTHEYIHTQQKELVENLLSMCLYEGVAEFISCKVTNTKSDAPAIEFGKANQKIVVDKFVSDLFIINNNYNWLWGENKNELKVRDLGYYIGYEICERYYNLSKDKVKAVKELIELDYTNEKEVERIVDLTKLLPKTLEELNSDYEKQRPTVVKLLPFENGSQNVKSGLTKITVFFSESLLKHNTGLDYGPLGENNFPKIKSERFFSEDGKSWTFEADLKPNQHYQILISSNFRKENGVRLKPYLIDFKTTD; via the coding sequence ATGAAGAAACTGCTTAGTTTGATAATCATTTTATGTTTAGCAACGGCTACATTTGCACAAAAAACTAAACAGATTTTTGTATCAGCAGACATTGATAATTTTTGGAATGCTTATGACAAAATAAATGCTACCAAAGACAGTGCTCAGCAATATAAGCTATTAAAAGATTTTTATCTTGATAAAGGAACTCCCGGACTAAAAAGTCTGATTAAAGTTCGCAACTATTCAGAAAAAGAATTTATTAGCTGGATGACACAATATCCAAAATTCTGGTCTTCATTAAAACCCAATACCTTAAAAGTAAAAAGTCTTTACCCGAAAATAAATGCAAATATTCAGAAGCTTAAAAAAGTATATCCTGATTTAAAACCTGCCACAATTTATTTTTCATTTGGTGCTTTCAGAACAGGTGGAACAATTGATGGAAACAGGGTTTTAATTGGAAGTGAACTGTCATTAGCAGATAAAACCACCATCATTGATGAGTTTCCAACTTGGCGACAAAACTTCTATAAAAATCAAAATCCTTTTCATGAACTGCCTTTGTTGTGTACCCACGAATACATCCATACCCAACAAAAAGAATTAGTTGAAAATTTACTTTCGATGTGTTTGTATGAAGGGGTTGCAGAGTTTATTTCCTGCAAAGTTACCAATACAAAATCTGATGCACCTGCCATTGAATTCGGAAAAGCAAATCAAAAAATCGTTGTTGATAAATTTGTATCTGATCTGTTTATCATCAATAATAATTACAATTGGCTTTGGGGAGAGAATAAAAATGAATTAAAAGTAAGAGATTTAGGATATTATATTGGTTATGAAATTTGCGAACGCTATTATAACCTTTCAAAAGACAAAGTAAAAGCAGTTAAAGAGCTTATTGAGCTAGACTACACCAATGAAAAAGAAGTTGAACGTATTGTTGATTTAACCAAATTATTGCCAAAAACTTTAGAAGAATTAAATAGTGATTACGAAAAACAAAGACCGACAGTTGTAAAATTATTACCATTTGAAAATGGCAGCCAAAATGTAAAATCAGGTCTTACAAAAATTACGGTTTTCTTTTCTGAATCTTTATTAAAACACAATACAGGATTAGATTATGGACCTCTGGGAGAAAATAATTTCCCTAAAATTAAGTCCGAAAGATTTTTTAGTGAAGATGGAAAATCTTGGACATTTGAAGCCGATCTGAAACCTAATCAGCATTATCAAATTTTAATTTCCAGCAATTTTAGAAAAGAAAATGGAGTAAGACTTAAACCTTATTTAATTGACTTTAAAACAACAGACTAA
- a CDS encoding DUF2200 domain-containing protein — MKPTPQHNERIAKMTFSSVYPHYITKVEGKGRTVEELHQVIEWLTGFDAQKLQELIDGKVTFETFFKNAKLNPNAHLITGVICGYRIEEIENPLTKQARYLDKLVDELAKGRKMEKILRQ, encoded by the coding sequence ATGAAACCTACACCCCAACATAATGAGAGAATTGCAAAAATGACCTTTTCATCGGTTTATCCACATTACATTACAAAGGTAGAAGGCAAAGGCAGAACCGTTGAAGAATTGCATCAGGTGATAGAATGGTTAACAGGTTTTGATGCTCAAAAACTGCAGGAACTCATTGACGGAAAAGTAACATTCGAAACGTTTTTTAAGAATGCAAAGCTAAATCCTAATGCTCATCTTATAACAGGAGTAATCTGTGGTTACAGAATTGAAGAAATTGAAAATCCGCTGACAAAACAGGCAAGATATTTAGATAAATTAGTCGACGAATTGGCAAAAGGAAGAAAAATGGAAAAGATTTTAAGACAGTAA
- a CDS encoding DUF1801 domain-containing protein, protein MAKTKTTYTEIDVKDFLDSYVDNEQKKADSLQLIKLMQELSDSEPKMWGPSIIGFGNYHYKYESGHEGDAPVIGFSPRKAAFSLYIYSDTEKSKLLLPNLGKFKMSKACIYIKKLSDIDVSILQELCKESIQYISEHHECSCRAK, encoded by the coding sequence ATGGCAAAAACAAAGACAACATACACCGAAATAGACGTAAAAGATTTTTTAGATTCTTATGTTGACAATGAGCAGAAAAAAGCCGACAGTTTGCAATTGATAAAACTGATGCAGGAATTGTCTGATTCTGAACCCAAAATGTGGGGACCATCGATTATAGGATTTGGAAATTATCATTATAAATACGAAAGCGGGCACGAAGGTGATGCGCCTGTTATTGGGTTTTCGCCCAGAAAAGCAGCGTTTTCATTGTACATTTATTCCGATACTGAAAAAAGTAAATTATTACTTCCTAATCTTGGAAAATTTAAAATGAGCAAAGCCTGTATTTATATAAAAAAACTTTCTGATATTGATGTTTCTATTTTGCAGGAACTTTGTAAAGAATCAATTCAATACATCAGCGAGCATCACGAATGTTCTTGCAGAGCCAAATAA
- a CDS encoding DUF1801 domain-containing protein, whose amino-acid sequence MPIQEQINEYITSHKEPKRSDLENLHQVILELMPKCKLWFLDGKNDENKIVSNPNIGYGIHLMKYADGKTRDFYKIGLSANTTGISVYIMGIENKKYLTNTFGEKIGKASVTSYCIKFKKLDDINIDVLKEAIQSAF is encoded by the coding sequence ATGCCCATTCAAGAACAAATCAACGAATACATCACAAGTCACAAAGAACCTAAACGCAGTGATTTAGAAAATCTGCATCAGGTTATTCTGGAGCTTATGCCAAAATGCAAATTATGGTTTTTAGACGGCAAAAATGATGAAAACAAAATCGTTTCCAATCCGAATATTGGCTACGGAATTCATCTCATGAAATATGCTGATGGAAAAACCAGAGACTTTTACAAAATTGGATTGAGCGCCAATACAACAGGAATTTCTGTTTATATTATGGGGATTGAAAATAAAAAATACCTAACCAATACATTTGGAGAAAAAATAGGTAAAGCCAGCGTCACGAGCTACTGCATAAAATTCAAAAAACTGGATGATATCAACATTGATGTTCTGAAAGAAGCAATACAATCTGCTTTTTAA
- the ribB gene encoding 3,4-dihydroxy-2-butanone-4-phosphate synthase, which translates to MEKLLEKFGATSRERVENALLKLQQGKGILLVDDENRENEGDIIFPASTITEKDMALLIRECSGIVCLCISEEKSKHLNLRPMVEANNSKNQTAFTISIEAKEGVESGVSAKDRVTTIRTAIAENALAEHIASPGHVFPLIARKNGVFERRGHTEGSVDLVKMANLGDDAVLCELTNEDGSMARLPEIIDFAEKRNMTVVTIEDIYAYRKMILSN; encoded by the coding sequence ATGGAAAAATTATTAGAAAAATTCGGAGCTACTTCGAGAGAACGTGTAGAAAATGCACTTCTAAAATTACAACAAGGAAAAGGCATCCTTTTAGTAGATGATGAAAACCGCGAAAACGAAGGCGACATCATCTTTCCCGCCTCCACCATTACAGAAAAAGACATGGCACTTTTAATTCGCGAATGCAGCGGAATCGTTTGTCTGTGCATTTCGGAAGAGAAAAGTAAACATCTTAATCTTCGTCCGATGGTGGAAGCCAACAATTCAAAAAATCAAACAGCATTTACCATTTCCATTGAAGCTAAAGAAGGGGTTGAATCTGGTGTTTCTGCGAAAGACCGCGTTACAACAATCAGAACAGCCATTGCCGAAAATGCTTTGGCAGAACACATCGCAAGTCCGGGACATGTTTTCCCTTTAATTGCCAGAAAAAATGGAGTTTTCGAAAGAAGAGGTCACACAGAAGGAAGTGTAGATTTGGTAAAAATGGCAAACCTTGGTGATGATGCTGTTCTTTGTGAATTGACCAACGAGGACGGAAGTATGGCAAGACTTCCTGAAATTATAGATTTTGCAGAAAAAAGAAATATGACCGTAGTGACTATAGAAGATATTTACGCTTATCGTAAAATGATTTTGAGTAACTAA